The Mycolicibacterium flavescens genome has a segment encoding these proteins:
- the gshA gene encoding glutamate--cysteine ligase produces MTFTITSEVKDAHPLPSNCTELTSADAAARQVGAGCLREGPVGRVGLEIEAHCFDLTDPARRPGWDELTATIAGLPPLPGGSRVTVEPGGAVELSGPPLAGPLAAIDAMVADRTVLCAAFAGAGFGLVSLGADPLRPPQRINSGARYRAMEAFFAASGTPAAGAAMMTSTASVQVNLDAGPRDGWADRVRLAHALGPTMIAITANSPLLSGQDPGWQSTRQRVWSQLDSARCGPVLGENGEDPASDWARYALKAPVMLVNHADADAEPVLDWVPFADWADGRVALGGRRPTAADLDYHLTTLFPPVRPRQWLEIRYLDSVPDTVWPAVAFTLVTLLDDPTAAELAAEATHPVATAWDQAAHIGLADPRLQAAAQRCVRAAAERAPAELAESMQRLVRSVEQGRCPADDFRDRAARHGIAPAVTQLARGEL; encoded by the coding sequence ATGACCTTCACCATCACGTCCGAGGTAAAGGACGCGCACCCGCTGCCGAGTAATTGCACCGAGCTGACCAGCGCTGATGCCGCTGCTCGCCAGGTCGGCGCCGGTTGTCTGCGCGAGGGCCCGGTGGGCCGGGTCGGACTCGAGATCGAGGCGCACTGCTTCGATCTGACCGATCCCGCGCGCAGGCCCGGCTGGGACGAGCTCACCGCCACCATCGCCGGCCTGCCACCACTACCGGGGGGCAGCCGGGTCACCGTCGAACCAGGTGGCGCCGTGGAATTGTCTGGTCCGCCGCTCGCGGGCCCGCTCGCCGCGATCGACGCGATGGTCGCCGACCGCACCGTGCTGTGCGCTGCGTTCGCCGGCGCCGGGTTCGGATTGGTGTCGCTGGGCGCCGATCCGCTGCGGCCACCACAGCGCATCAACTCGGGGGCGCGCTACCGGGCGATGGAAGCGTTCTTCGCCGCCAGCGGCACCCCCGCCGCCGGTGCGGCGATGATGACCTCGACCGCTTCGGTGCAGGTCAACCTCGATGCGGGCCCCCGTGACGGCTGGGCGGACCGGGTGCGGCTCGCGCATGCGCTCGGGCCGACGATGATCGCGATCACCGCGAACTCGCCGCTGCTGAGCGGACAAGACCCCGGCTGGCAGTCAACGAGGCAGCGCGTGTGGAGCCAACTGGATTCGGCGCGCTGCGGCCCGGTGCTAGGCGAGAACGGCGAAGATCCGGCCAGCGACTGGGCCCGGTACGCGCTGAAAGCTCCGGTGATGCTCGTCAACCACGCCGACGCCGACGCCGAACCGGTACTCGACTGGGTGCCGTTCGCCGACTGGGCCGACGGGCGGGTCGCGCTCGGCGGCCGCCGTCCCACCGCCGCCGACCTCGACTATCACCTGACCACGTTGTTCCCTCCGGTCCGCCCGCGGCAGTGGCTGGAGATCCGCTATCTCGACAGCGTGCCGGACACCGTCTGGCCTGCGGTCGCGTTCACGCTGGTCACCCTGCTCGACGACCCGACGGCCGCCGAGCTGGCCGCCGAAGCCACCCATCCCGTCGCCACCGCATGGGATCAGGCCGCCCACATCGGCCTGGCCGACCCCCGGTTGCAGGCGGCCGCGCAGCGGTGCGTGCGGGCGGCCGCCGAACGCGCGCCTGCCGAGCTCGCGGAATCGATGCAACGGTTGGTGCGTTCGGTCGAACAGGGACGCTGTCCAGCCGACGACTTCCGCGACCGCGCCGCACGACACGGGATCGCGCCCGCGGTCACGCAACTGGCACGAGGGGAACTGTGA
- the oatA_1 gene encoding acyltransferase 3, whose product MSAQWPGELDQGGLEQVSRVDRVASLTGIRAVAALLVMATHAAYGTGAYNRGYVGLMFARMEIGVAIFFVLSGFLLFNGWVRSAATGAAPPPIRRYARNRVRRIMPAYVVTVLLAFALYEFRPIEPNPGHTWHGLVRNLTLTQIYSREYITAYMHQGLTQMWSLAVEVAFYAALPVLAYLLLVILCRRQWRPGVLLAALAVLGALSPLWLLVIHRTDWLPNGAGLWLPHYLVWFVGGMALSVLARTGFRCYTVIALPLAVAAYLVVSTPIAGRIDAPALDLGQDIVKVMFYAAIATLVVAPLALGDTGWYAGLLSSRPMVWLGEISYEIFLLHVIVMEIAMVSVLQWRVYTGSVVVLFVVTLILTIPVAWLLHRLTRPRT is encoded by the coding sequence GTGTCAGCACAATGGCCGGGCGAGCTGGACCAAGGCGGTCTGGAACAGGTCTCGAGGGTCGATCGCGTCGCATCGCTCACGGGTATCCGAGCCGTCGCCGCACTGCTGGTCATGGCCACCCACGCCGCGTACGGCACCGGCGCCTACAACCGCGGATACGTCGGGCTGATGTTCGCACGTATGGAGATCGGCGTCGCGATCTTCTTCGTGTTGTCGGGATTTCTACTGTTCAACGGATGGGTGCGCTCGGCGGCGACCGGCGCCGCGCCGCCACCGATACGCCGGTACGCCCGAAATCGGGTGCGGCGCATCATGCCGGCCTATGTGGTGACGGTGTTGCTGGCGTTCGCGCTGTACGAGTTCCGGCCCATCGAGCCCAATCCCGGCCACACCTGGCACGGCCTGGTCCGCAACCTCACGCTCACCCAGATCTACAGCCGCGAGTACATCACGGCCTACATGCATCAGGGGTTGACCCAGATGTGGAGTCTCGCGGTCGAAGTGGCGTTCTACGCGGCGCTGCCGGTGTTGGCCTACCTACTGCTGGTCATCCTGTGCCGGCGCCAGTGGCGCCCCGGTGTACTGCTGGCCGCGCTGGCGGTGCTGGGTGCGCTGAGCCCGCTGTGGCTCTTGGTCATCCACAGAACGGACTGGCTGCCCAACGGCGCGGGGTTGTGGCTTCCGCACTACCTCGTGTGGTTCGTGGGCGGTATGGCCCTCAGCGTGCTGGCGCGCACCGGTTTTCGCTGTTATACCGTGATCGCGCTGCCGCTGGCGGTGGCGGCGTACCTGGTGGTGTCGACACCGATCGCCGGGCGCATCGACGCTCCTGCGCTCGATCTCGGCCAAGACATCGTCAAGGTGATGTTCTACGCGGCGATCGCAACGCTGGTTGTCGCGCCGTTGGCCCTCGGCGACACAGGCTGGTACGCAGGGCTACTCAGCAGCAGGCCGATGGTGTGGCTGGGTGAGATCTCCTACGAGATCTTCCTGCTGCACGTGATCGTGATGGAGATCGCGATGGTGTCGGTGCTGCAGTGGCGCGTGTACACCGGTTCGGTGGTGGTGCTGTTCGTCGTGACGCTGATACTGACGATTCCGGTTGCGTGGCTTCTGCATCGGCTCACCCGTCCGCGAACCTGA
- the egtC gene encoding TIGR03442 family protein, producing MCRHVGWLGEPASVASLTLEPANGLLVQSYSPRRQKHGLMNADGWGVGFFDGATPRRWRSATPMWGDASLASVAPALRSGCIVAAVRSASIGMPIEATAVAPFTDGHWLLSHNGLVDREVLPLSAAAESTNDSALLAALIFDRGLDALGDTIVEVAAADPNARLNILAGNGSRLVATTWGDTLSVLRRPDGVVLASEPYDDDPAWAEIPDRHLVEVTPSGVQLVALKGA from the coding sequence ATGTGCAGGCATGTCGGGTGGCTCGGCGAACCGGCCTCGGTGGCGTCGCTGACCCTTGAGCCCGCCAACGGCCTTCTGGTGCAGTCGTATTCACCGCGCAGGCAGAAGCACGGGCTGATGAACGCCGACGGGTGGGGTGTGGGTTTCTTCGACGGCGCGACACCGCGGCGCTGGCGCAGCGCGACGCCGATGTGGGGGGACGCCTCGCTCGCCTCGGTCGCGCCCGCGCTACGCAGCGGTTGTATCGTCGCCGCGGTGCGATCTGCGAGCATCGGCATGCCGATCGAGGCGACCGCGGTCGCACCGTTCACCGACGGGCATTGGCTGCTCTCCCACAACGGACTCGTCGATCGCGAGGTGCTCCCGCTGTCGGCCGCCGCCGAGTCCACCAACGACAGCGCCCTGCTCGCCGCGCTCATCTTCGACCGCGGGCTGGACGCGCTGGGGGACACCATCGTCGAGGTCGCCGCGGCCGACCCGAACGCGAGGCTGAACATCCTGGCGGGCAACGGATCACGCCTGGTCGCCACGACATGGGGCGACACGCTGTCCGTACTGCGACGTCCCGACGGCGTGGTCCTGGCCAGTGAGCCGTACGACGACGACCCCGCCTGGGCGGAGATCCCGGACCGACACCTCGTCGAAGTCACACCGTCGGGTGTGCAACTCGTCGCACTGAAAGGAGCCTGA
- the egtB gene encoding TIGR03440 family protein yields MTPRETIARELTRARQRTLRLVDFDDAELGRQYSPLMSPLVWDLAHIGQQEELWLLRDGNPDRPGMLRPDVERLYDAFVNSRASRVDLPLLPPSDARAYCATVRDKVLDTLDVLPDDEPGFAFGLVISHENQHDETMLQALNLRTGPPLLDTGAALPEGRQDVAGTSVSVPGGEFVLGVDATTEPYSLDNERPAHVVDVPAFRIGRVPVTNGEWRRFIDDGGYDEPRWWSERGWKHRTEAGLTAPQFWNPDGTRTRFGHAEEIPETEPVQHVTFFEAEAYAAWAGARLPTEVEWEKACAWDPAVGGRRRYPWGATEPTAALANLGGDALRPAPVGAYPAGASAYGAEQMLGDVWEWTTSPLRPWPGFTPMIYDRYSQPFFDGDYKVLRGGSWAVASAILRPSFRNWDHPIRRQIFSGVRLAWDA; encoded by the coding sequence GTGACACCTCGCGAAACGATCGCGCGCGAACTCACCAGGGCACGTCAGCGCACCCTGCGCCTCGTCGACTTCGACGACGCGGAGCTGGGCCGTCAGTACAGCCCGCTGATGAGCCCGTTGGTGTGGGACCTCGCGCACATCGGGCAGCAGGAGGAGCTGTGGCTGCTGCGCGACGGAAACCCGGACCGGCCCGGCATGCTGCGCCCCGACGTCGAACGTCTCTACGACGCGTTCGTCAACTCCCGCGCCAGCCGGGTGGACCTGCCGCTGCTCCCGCCCTCGGATGCCAGAGCGTATTGCGCCACCGTGCGCGACAAGGTGCTCGACACGCTGGACGTCCTACCCGACGACGAGCCCGGTTTCGCCTTCGGCCTGGTGATCAGCCACGAGAACCAGCACGACGAAACCATGCTGCAGGCGCTGAACCTGCGAACCGGCCCACCGTTGCTCGACACCGGAGCTGCGCTTCCCGAAGGCCGTCAGGACGTCGCGGGCACATCGGTGTCGGTGCCCGGGGGCGAGTTCGTGCTCGGCGTCGACGCGACCACCGAGCCATACTCTCTGGACAACGAACGCCCGGCACACGTCGTCGACGTACCCGCCTTCCGCATCGGACGCGTCCCGGTCACCAACGGCGAATGGCGCCGGTTCATCGACGACGGCGGGTACGACGAACCCCGCTGGTGGTCGGAGCGCGGTTGGAAGCACCGGACCGAAGCCGGTCTGACCGCGCCGCAGTTCTGGAATCCGGACGGAACCCGCACCCGGTTCGGCCACGCCGAGGAGATCCCCGAAACCGAGCCGGTCCAGCACGTCACGTTCTTCGAAGCCGAGGCCTACGCAGCGTGGGCGGGCGCCCGGCTGCCCACCGAGGTGGAATGGGAGAAGGCATGCGCGTGGGATCCGGCTGTCGGCGGGCGACGCCGTTATCCGTGGGGCGCAACCGAACCCACCGCCGCCCTGGCCAACCTCGGCGGCGACGCGCTGCGTCCAGCGCCCGTCGGTGCCTACCCGGCCGGCGCGTCGGCCTACGGCGCCGAACAGATGCTGGGCGACGTGTGGGAGTGGACGACGTCGCCGCTGCGCCCATGGCCGGGATTCACGCCGATGATCTACGACCGCTACTCTCAGCCCTTCTTCGACGGTGACTACAAAGTGCTGCGCGGCGGATCGTGGGCGGTCGCGTCGGCGATCCTGCGGCCCAGTTTCCGCAACTGGGACCACCCGATCCGACGTCAGATCTTCTCGGGCGTCCGACTGGCTTGGGACGCGTGA
- the egtE gene encoding selenocysteine lyase → MSLADRWRAARPAVAGIHLDSAACSRQSVAATDAAVQHARREAEVGGYVAAEAAVPVLDAGRAALAALTGLASTDFVFTTGANNALDLLLGAWPGQRTLACLPGEYGPNLAIMAANGFAVRALPADDHGRLDVPAATRQLAADPPALVHLTALASHRGLAQPVSALAATCRELGVPLIVDAAQALGHLDCAVTPAAIYGSSRKWIAGPRGVGFLGVHRELAERLRPRLPPPEWNLPLSVLQRLEHGEANIAARVGFSVALGEHLADGPAAVRARLAEVGRMTRDAVAALDRWRVVESREEPTAITTLVPTDGADPRKVRDWMIAEHRIVITFADVQRAPFEMTTPVLRASPHVDVNEEELARFAAALAAAG, encoded by the coding sequence ATGAGCCTCGCCGATCGGTGGCGGGCGGCCAGGCCGGCGGTGGCCGGAATCCACCTGGACAGTGCCGCCTGTTCGCGTCAGAGCGTCGCGGCGACCGACGCGGCCGTGCAGCACGCGCGCCGCGAAGCAGAAGTCGGCGGCTACGTCGCAGCCGAGGCCGCCGTCCCGGTGCTCGACGCCGGACGCGCCGCGCTCGCCGCGCTGACCGGCTTGGCGAGCACCGACTTCGTGTTCACCACCGGCGCGAACAACGCGTTGGACCTGCTGCTCGGCGCGTGGCCCGGACAGCGGACCCTGGCCTGCCTGCCCGGCGAGTACGGGCCGAACCTGGCGATCATGGCCGCCAACGGTTTCGCCGTCCGCGCGCTGCCCGCCGACGACCACGGGCGACTCGACGTCCCGGCGGCAACGCGTCAACTGGCCGCCGACCCGCCCGCGCTGGTGCACCTGACGGCGCTGGCCAGTCACCGCGGGCTGGCGCAGCCGGTTTCGGCGCTGGCCGCCACGTGCCGCGAACTCGGTGTGCCGCTGATCGTCGACGCCGCCCAGGCGCTGGGGCATCTGGACTGCGCGGTCACACCTGCGGCGATCTACGGTTCATCGCGTAAGTGGATCGCCGGGCCGCGCGGAGTGGGGTTCCTCGGCGTCCATCGCGAGCTCGCGGAGCGGCTGCGCCCACGCCTGCCGCCGCCGGAGTGGAACCTGCCCCTGTCCGTCCTGCAGCGCTTGGAGCACGGCGAGGCGAATATCGCTGCCCGCGTGGGCTTCTCGGTGGCACTCGGAGAACATCTGGCCGACGGACCGGCCGCGGTGCGGGCCCGGCTGGCAGAGGTGGGCCGCATGACCCGCGACGCCGTGGCTGCCCTCGACCGATGGCGGGTCGTCGAATCGCGCGAAGAACCGACCGCGATCACCACGCTTGTCCCCACCGACGGCGCCGATCCGCGGAAGGTCCGCGACTGGATGATCGCCGAACACCGCATCGTCATCACGTTCGCCGATGTGCAGCGAGCCCCATTCGAGATGACCACGCCGGTGCTGCGGGCGTCACCGCACGTGGACGTCAACGAAGAGGAGCTCGCGCGGTTCGCCGCGGCCCTGGCGGCCGCGGGGTGA
- a CDS encoding methylase involved in ubiquinone/menaquinone biosynthesis — MDYMAEKPAGIEAGTLSASKIDRMPRGGPDASCLDRLLQTDRLEYLDCDSDAPVDAARKRSVIRALEWTGGWFGSTERFAEIALAEVEDVADPKILELGAGHGALSRTLLAWHPSARLTVTDVDAANVTVMAAGDLGENPRATVREMDATAIDAPDASFDLAVFALSFHHLPPAAAARAISEGTRVAAKLVVIDLPRPPSPLHLVRLATMLPFVPLLPFVHDGVISSLRSYSPSALRALAAYADPAIAVELRGGLLSPQVVVAQRGAPDPLRPNGQR, encoded by the coding sequence ATGGACTACATGGCCGAAAAGCCCGCCGGGATTGAAGCCGGAACGCTGAGCGCATCCAAGATCGACCGCATGCCGCGCGGCGGTCCCGACGCGTCCTGCCTGGACCGCCTGTTGCAGACCGATCGGCTCGAGTATCTGGACTGCGACTCCGACGCGCCGGTCGACGCCGCCCGCAAGCGCAGCGTGATCCGCGCGCTCGAGTGGACCGGCGGATGGTTCGGCAGCACCGAGCGGTTCGCCGAGATCGCGCTCGCCGAGGTCGAGGACGTCGCGGACCCGAAGATCCTCGAACTCGGGGCGGGTCACGGCGCGCTGTCGCGCACGCTGCTCGCCTGGCACCCCTCAGCGCGGTTGACCGTCACCGACGTGGACGCGGCGAACGTGACGGTGATGGCCGCCGGCGACCTCGGGGAGAACCCCCGCGCGACCGTCCGTGAGATGGATGCCACGGCGATCGACGCCCCCGACGCCTCGTTCGACCTCGCGGTCTTCGCGCTGTCGTTTCACCACCTGCCGCCGGCCGCGGCCGCGCGAGCGATCTCGGAAGGCACCCGGGTGGCAGCCAAGTTGGTCGTCATTGATCTGCCGCGACCGCCGTCGCCGCTGCATCTGGTGCGCCTGGCGACCATGCTGCCGTTCGTTCCATTGCTGCCGTTCGTACACGACGGCGTGATCAGCTCGCTGCGGTCCTACAGTCCGTCGGCGCTGCGGGCACTGGCCGCGTATGCCGACCCCGCGATCGCGGTCGAGCTACGCGGCGGATTGTTGAGCCCTCAGGTCGTCGTGGCTCAACGCGGCGCCCCGGATCCGTTGCGACCGAACGGCCAACGCTGA
- a CDS encoding N-acyl-phosphatidyl ethanolamine-hydrolyzing phospholipase D, whose protein sequence is MDVTVTFIGTATTLISGGGITLLTDPNFLHQGQHAYLGYGLLSKRLKGPALDIEQLPALDAVVLSHMHGDHWDRVTQSRLDHDLPILTTPHAAKRLTHRGFGRSLALDTWQQHTITKGTVSATVTSLPGRHAPTPVDRFLPPVMGSMIEFSDGAARRRLYVSGDTLFVDELREIPERFESIDVGVLHLGGTRLPFGRHLPFGLTVTMDGQQGADVVELLNLPKMIPVHFDDYGVFASPLSDFVDEMKRRGLSDRIIELERGSSVTV, encoded by the coding sequence ATGGACGTCACCGTCACCTTCATCGGCACCGCCACCACGCTGATCTCCGGCGGCGGCATCACCCTGCTGACCGACCCGAACTTCCTGCACCAGGGGCAGCACGCGTACCTCGGATACGGGCTGCTGTCCAAGCGGCTCAAAGGACCGGCGCTGGACATCGAACAGCTGCCGGCCCTCGACGCGGTGGTGCTGTCGCATATGCACGGCGACCACTGGGACCGGGTGACGCAGAGCCGCCTCGACCACGATCTTCCGATCCTGACCACTCCGCACGCCGCCAAACGGCTGACCCATCGCGGGTTCGGCCGGTCGTTGGCGCTCGACACCTGGCAGCAGCACACGATCACCAAGGGCACGGTGAGCGCCACCGTCACCTCGCTGCCGGGTCGGCACGCTCCCACGCCGGTCGACCGGTTCCTGCCGCCGGTGATGGGCAGCATGATCGAGTTCTCCGACGGCGCTGCCCGCCGCAGGCTCTACGTCTCCGGCGACACCCTGTTCGTCGACGAATTACGGGAAATACCAGAGCGATTCGAATCGATCGACGTCGGCGTGCTGCACCTGGGCGGTACCCGGCTGCCGTTCGGCAGGCACCTGCCGTTCGGGCTGACCGTGACGATGGACGGACAACAGGGCGCCGACGTGGTCGAACTGCTGAACCTTCCCAAGATGATCCCGGTGCATTTCGACGACTACGGGGTGTTCGCGTCCCCGCTGTCCGACTTCGTCGACGAGATGAAGCGCCGCGGCCTGTCCGACCGGATCATCGAATTGGAGCGCGGTTCCTCGGTCACGGTTTGA
- the egtD gene encoding putative methyltransferase has translation MARGADHAGTLSLSNHLSADSAANTLRRDVLDGLSSRPKSLPPKWFYDAIGSDLFDQITRLPEYYPTRAEAEILRNRSADIAAASGADTLVELGSGTSEKTRMLLDALRRRGSLRRFIPFDVDASVLAAAGTALQAEYPGLEIEAVCGDFEKHLDKIPHVGRRLVAFLGSTIGNLTAGPRGDFLAALSDTLQPGDSLLLGTDLVKDADRLVRAYDDSAGVTARFNRNVLAVVNRELDADFDLEKFAHVAVWNAGDERIEMWLRATEAQRVCVRDLGLTVEFDADEAMLTEVSCKFRREGVEAELGAAGLRMTHWWTDPAGDFGLSLSTK, from the coding sequence ATGGCGCGGGGAGCCGATCACGCGGGCACGCTGTCGTTGTCGAACCACCTGTCGGCGGACTCGGCAGCGAACACGCTGCGCCGCGACGTTCTCGACGGCTTGTCGTCGAGACCGAAGTCATTGCCGCCCAAGTGGTTCTACGATGCGATCGGCAGTGACCTGTTCGATCAGATCACGCGGTTGCCGGAGTACTACCCGACGCGTGCCGAGGCCGAGATCCTCAGAAACCGATCTGCCGACATCGCCGCGGCTTCCGGCGCCGACACACTGGTCGAACTGGGCAGCGGCACGTCGGAAAAGACCCGCATGCTGCTCGACGCGCTACGTCGCCGCGGATCGTTGCGCCGGTTCATCCCGTTTGACGTCGACGCGAGCGTGCTGGCCGCCGCGGGCACGGCGTTACAGGCCGAGTATCCCGGCCTCGAGATCGAAGCCGTCTGTGGGGATTTCGAGAAGCACCTGGACAAGATCCCCCACGTCGGACGCCGCCTGGTCGCATTCCTCGGCTCGACGATCGGCAACCTCACCGCAGGCCCGCGCGGCGACTTCCTCGCCGCTCTTTCCGACACCCTGCAACCCGGCGACAGCCTGCTGCTGGGCACCGATCTGGTGAAGGACGCCGATCGTCTGGTGCGCGCGTACGACGACAGCGCGGGTGTGACCGCGCGCTTCAACCGCAACGTGCTCGCCGTCGTCAACCGTGAGCTGGACGCCGACTTCGACCTCGAGAAGTTCGCACACGTCGCGGTGTGGAACGCCGGTGACGAGCGCATCGAAATGTGGCTGCGCGCCACCGAAGCGCAGCGGGTGTGCGTGCGCGATCTCGGGCTGACAGTCGAGTTCGACGCCGATGAGGCGATGCTGACCGAGGTGTCCTGCAAATTCCGGCGCGAGGGTGTGGAAGCCGAACTCGGCGCCGCCGGGCTTCGGATGACCCACTGGTGGACCGACCCCGCAGGCGACTTCGGCCTGTCGCTGTCGACGAAATGA
- a CDS encoding glutamate--cysteine ligase, GCS2: MPNNGGVGEEVKGTGYSGAHRREYRRKVQQCLDVFETMLAQSSFDFERPLTGMEIECNLVDSAYQPAMSNAEVLRAIADPAYQTELGAYNIEFNVPPRRLPGRAALDLETEVRASLNAAETKANRHDAHIVMIGILPTLLPEHLAGRWMSESTRYQALNDSIFTARGEDILIDIVGPERLSLQTATIAPESACTSMQLHLQVSPGDFAQNWNAAQVLAGPQVALGANSPYFFGHELWAETRIELFAQATDTRPDELKAQGVRPRVWFGERWITSIFDLFEENVRYFPSLLPELSDEDPVRELAEGRTPRLSELRLHNGTIYRWNRPVYDVVNGRPHLRVENRVLPAGPTVVDMMANAAFYYGTLRALSEEERPLWTKMSFAAAQHNFVTAAQHGMDARLYWPGYGEVTADELILRELLPMADEGLRRWEVASEVRDRYLGVVEGRAKTGRNGATWQVATVRALQERGMARPVALAEMLRRYCERMHSNEPVHTWGEGFDE; this comes from the coding sequence ATGCCGAACAATGGCGGTGTGGGCGAGGAAGTGAAGGGCACCGGCTACAGCGGCGCGCACCGCCGGGAGTACCGCCGCAAGGTGCAGCAGTGCCTCGACGTCTTCGAGACGATGCTCGCCCAGTCGAGCTTCGACTTCGAGCGGCCGCTGACCGGGATGGAGATCGAGTGCAATCTCGTCGACTCGGCCTATCAGCCCGCGATGAGCAACGCCGAGGTCCTGCGCGCGATCGCCGATCCGGCGTATCAGACCGAATTGGGCGCTTACAACATCGAATTCAATGTGCCGCCGCGGCGGTTGCCCGGGCGCGCCGCGCTCGACCTGGAGACCGAGGTCCGGGCGAGCCTCAATGCGGCCGAGACGAAGGCCAACCGGCACGACGCGCACATCGTGATGATCGGGATCCTGCCGACGTTGCTGCCCGAGCACCTCGCGGGCCGGTGGATGAGCGAGTCGACGCGGTACCAGGCGCTCAACGACTCGATCTTCACCGCCCGCGGCGAGGACATCCTGATCGACATCGTCGGGCCGGAGCGGCTGAGCCTGCAGACCGCCACCATCGCACCCGAGTCGGCGTGCACAAGCATGCAATTGCACCTTCAGGTGTCGCCGGGCGACTTCGCGCAGAACTGGAACGCCGCTCAGGTGCTGGCCGGTCCGCAGGTGGCGCTGGGCGCCAACTCCCCGTACTTCTTCGGCCACGAACTGTGGGCCGAGACCCGCATCGAGCTGTTCGCCCAGGCCACCGACACCCGGCCCGACGAACTCAAGGCCCAAGGCGTCCGGCCGCGAGTGTGGTTCGGGGAACGCTGGATCACGTCGATCTTCGACCTGTTCGAGGAGAACGTGCGCTACTTCCCCTCGCTGCTGCCCGAGCTGTCCGATGAGGACCCGGTCCGTGAGCTCGCCGAGGGCCGCACGCCCAGGCTTTCCGAGCTGCGGCTGCACAACGGCACCATCTACCGGTGGAACCGGCCGGTGTACGACGTCGTGAACGGCCGCCCGCATCTGCGCGTGGAAAACCGGGTGCTGCCCGCAGGGCCGACCGTCGTCGACATGATGGCCAACGCCGCCTTCTACTACGGCACGCTGCGCGCGCTGTCCGAGGAGGAGCGGCCGCTGTGGACGAAGATGAGCTTTGCTGCGGCACAACACAATTTCGTCACCGCCGCCCAGCACGGTATGGATGCCCGGCTGTACTGGCCCGGCTACGGCGAGGTGACCGCCGACGAGTTGATACTGCGCGAACTGCTGCCCATGGCCGACGAGGGCTTGCGCCGCTGGGAGGTCGCGTCCGAGGTGCGCGACCGGTACCTTGGGGTCGTCGAGGGACGCGCCAAGACCGGCCGCAACGGCGCAACCTGGCAGGTCGCGACGGTGCGCGCGCTGCAGGAGCGCGGTATGGCGCGGCCCGTCGCGCTCGCGGAGATGCTGCGCCGCTACTGCGAGCGCATGCACAGCAACGAACCCGTCCACACCTGGGGCGAGGGATTCGACGAGTGA